From Ananas comosus cultivar F153 linkage group 2, ASM154086v1, whole genome shotgun sequence:
CGCGGTTTTCGCTCCCCCCGGCGACAATCCGCACGCCTACTAGCCGTCGAGCGTCGGCGGGCTTCGCGACATCGCATGCCCACGAAGGGGGGACCACTCAATAACCATAAAGTTCCTCACACGTGTTCTCATTGCGCCGACAACGCATGCCTACGGCCTATGCGCGCCGTCGCTGCTCGGTCAACGGCTTACTCCAAAAAGCACCCAAGTGTGCGCTCACACCGCTTGCCCCCAACATCAGCACCTCAGCAATGACACCCCAGTCACGGTCCGCTTCGCCACCTCCGTGCTTCGCATCTACGCGCGTGGCGGCCCTCGTGTCCCATCGCTCCCTGAATAGGGACACCAACAAGTCCAGCACGTGCTTCTCGACCGTCTAACGACCTTCGTTCTGCCCGGCCGCTCCGGCCCTTCGATTCCATAGGTTCGCGCTCATAAGCCCATACAACGAACTGGCCTCGCTCCGCATCGCTAGCCAAGGCTGGCCCCGTCCTTGCTCGATCCACGCCTTGGCGCTTACACGAGCTGGTCCCAGTCTCTCAAGGTTCACTATACGGATAACCGAAGCTTGCCTCCTTGGTTCCGCCCCGTCGAGTCTCGTAGGTTTCACCTTACCGAATTCTCACTCGGCGTGCTACCTTTAGCGTCCCTATCGAGTTCGTCCTCCTTGGCCTTCGTGGGCGCCGCCCCCACGAAATCCCCGGCTCGGCACACCTTGCCTTCGCGAGCCTTGTCCTTTACGGAGGGACCGTACCGGTCGTAGACTATCCTCATCCGCTCGTACGCTCCACTACAAGGATCCAGCGGCCTAAGGTAGTCGCACTGCGAACCTAGGAAGAAAGCCTCCCGGTATTCCCTCGGCTCCGTAATGTCGTCGACACTCGTCCAGTCTCCGACATTTACCCAGCCGTGAATATTCCCCTTCAACCGTCCATTAACCGGCTACACGGAACGCTAGGCTTGGCTACTCCGCTAGCCAGGACGACCCATGTCCTATGGGTCGAGGGGGAGTCGGGGCCACTTACGAAGTGTCCCACCCCTCCTCTAATACCGCTTACGAGGCATCCACTcctttggcaccccgggggtacaaaggtgctcaccgaggggtacgttttccAACCCGCATGCGGCATCCTATTTCCAAGTCATGGCACGGGCCATTGCTAGGGAATtgcctccgttagacttgacaGCGATCCTACCTGACGGAACGCCTCAACTCCGCAACTCCATAACTTCGTCAACCCAAGTGCCTAACCAAATATGCCCAAAGGTGTCCACGGTCGAGACCCAGCGATCGACCGTGACAGCTCCCCACTTGAATCATCGACTCCTCGTCGATGCTTTAAACTTCTTCAAACTCTTTGCGCAGCAGTACTACTCTTCAGACCAGAGCCACCCACGGCCTTGGCAATCGCATGCCACGCTGACGCTGCCCTCCAGAGTTCGTCTGCTCAACAACGCTTCTGAAAAGCCCATTGGTCCTCCTCGACCATCCATCTCATATACATGTTCTGTCCCTCCCTGAGTTAGAGCTCCCCAGCCTTGGTGCCTCGCTCGCACCACGCTAACTCCTCCACGGAACCAGAACTGAAACTCATAATCCCTCGGATTGCAAGGTTGTACTGGCACTCCTCCATAACTTGGTTCTCTCCATCGGAGCTACTCGGCCTCAACGCCCACTTCGCCCTGACTTAACCAAAGTTCCCTGAGTCCAGTAGCCAACCTTATAACTCCTTCTCAAGGAAATAGTCCTCCGACTAACTTTCCCTCTCTGGGATTCAAGGTCATATATCCATCGACCTTGGACTTGGGGTTAGACTCCAAACGTCCCTCGTCTTGGAGTTCTCCACGCGAATCAGCACGCTGCTCGTCTTCGCCTTTGCCCTTTACCATAACATCAGGTTTCGTGCCTCTCCTTAAGCACCTACGACAGATCCTCGATCCGACGTTCCCAGCCTTATACGGCGAGTCCTTCCACTCGACTCCCGATCTCATCGGCGGTGAGTTCCTCCACTCGAACTCCCGCTCACACATACGGCGAGTTCCTTCACTCGAACTCCCGTCCTCATATGCGACGAGTTCCTCCACTCGAACTCGCGCTCCAATGTATTAAAGTTTGTCTTATTGAATCTTATAGGTACAACTCTCGTGGGTACTCATGCCATACTCGTGCCCTCTCCGCAAACAACTTTTGCCACCCCCAATGCCTCCACAATCGCACAACGTCGAGCTCCACCCCTGGTCTCCTCAAGCTTTCAAGACTTTCGTCGGGACTAGCCGGCCTCGACTACTTTCTGCTCTACTGACTTTACCACGGACCCTTGTTATGCCTCCTGACTGCTTTGCATTTCGGCTACTTGTTGATGCACGGCACCTTTAGCCTTTGTCCCACAAACCCGCTCAAGCCCTACTTCGTTAGGCTCTCGCAGAATTCCACTTCGATTCGCAATCAAAGTGTTCGGCCAAGTTCGAGCCTATCGGACCCCTTGTCTCTTTTCGCTCGCAACTTGCCATATTCCAACTCTAGGGAAACCACCCTCATGGTTGATCGCTAAGCGGAACTCAGTTCACTCTCTGCTTAGTCTGAACCGCAAGTCTGGTTGCCACGGCAATGCCGCTACCCTGCGCGCACCACCCTTACAGAACTTCGATACCTCGACCCTTCCCGCAGTTGCGAACTGTCCATACTCCAACCAGCACCATGATCTCGGGTGAATCCACACACCGCTCAACCCGACTAGGGATGTCTCATCCGTCCAACTCGTGGGCACATTGTAAAGAGCAACCGATCTCCACACCGGCCTTCTCGCACCAAGAGGAGTGCTAAGCTCTCTCGCAATCCTTGGTCCCCTTCACAACTTAGTCCAACGTCTAGCTGTTACTACCATGGATTCGTCGGCCTAGACTTCCAACTTGAGCTCCACGAAGCAAACTCTTTTACCACATGTGTTGTATCCCACTTCCTGTCATAGACGAGCTCCTTTACCGAGTCTTTGCGCATGGGAGCACTTAATGAACAAACGTGCTCCCCCACTCTGAGTCGCTCCACCACCAAGCGCACTCAGATCTCACAGGCATTCTCAATGCCCCACCTTCCGCTCTGCTAGCTCCGACTCTGCCACAGCCTTCACTATTCCCGCAAGCGAAACCAATGTCATCCATCCAATGGATACATGTATGCTACCTCGAGCCACCAACGCTGTCACCGTTCTGCTCGAAGCTAGACTTACCACCTCACTCCGCGAGTTAAGGTTCCAACCTCAATCCATTCTCTCGCACAAAGATGCCGTCTCTTTCCATTTCATGGACACACCCCAAAGAGTCATCGATCTCCCCATCGATCTTCCTTTACCGAGAGAGAAGTACTGGTCCATCGAGTAGCCCTTTGGTATTCCCGCAACTTTGGTCGAAGCTGCTCCCAACGAAGACTACTGCCCGTCAGACTTCAAACTCAGCATACACGAAGTAAACTCTTTCGCCCAGTGTTTCACCGCCCAATCCATATCCTTTCGAGAAGCACCATCGTCGAGGATTCACATTTGGGGATACATCTCCACCTTATGTACTCCCCCCACACTGAGTCGTAGCACCTCTGCACAACTCAGGTCTCTCGGGCATTCGCAATACCCAACTCCGCGGCAAATCCAACCACGGACCGCAAACTGATTCTTCATAATCATTGCCCCATCGTCTGCCACACGACTAAGGCCTTAACCATTTCTCCATCCTGAGAATGACTTGGAAATCCTCACAGGGTACCGACATGAACTTGGCTTTCACCCCACCACGAGTCCACACCAACAGGCACCTCCCCCGCAAGACCCGCAATAGTCTGGGCCTCCGAGCTCCTCGCTGTTATCTGACTCTCATCCATGCGTAGTGCAAGTCCGAACCACCCGGCTTCACTCACCGCAAAGAATTCGTGGGTAGCACCAATATCCATCACAACTCAACTCCGCATCTCTCACAAGCGAAGTATTGTCCCAATGCATTGTCGGCTCCAAGTCCTTCCGTCAGAGTGACTCTGCTCACTCCAACGTCGCCGCCAAGGTCGCACCTTTCGGCCAAACTTCCGTCCCAAATGAGCTCAAcatagctctgataccacctgtttgtttccgtacttcatgtcggttacgatatattttctgcggtttcACTGgaaaacgcagaagcatatccctatatgctttttactttttttctcaactccattttatctaatagcgttagatagacctcaataccaagctAAGCCTAAGTCAAGGGCACAAaagatattttgacttttgatcttttttaaatatatccctctaccgtcaccaacatttcttatttgcccttaagttaaggacaaaattgacattttaattttttttaactataatagatatttaactcatatttaacccaaattaacttcACCCGTCGTAATTGtaagaatattttagaataacagagaaacatacaaaaaatatattgaaaaaaataaaaataaaaataaatgatatatttttaaagttatgaaaaatatataatttttttttagggcgTAAAACcccccaaactaattagttccCGAGATCATGCGCATAAAATTTTTGTCGTGCAACAACACATGCCTCCGGGGAATCCGGAGTCAGCGGTAATTTCACCTTCAGTCATAGTGAGTGTGTGACGCGACTCACAATCGGGGATCTTCTAGATCGTTCGCCAGGGGGGACACCGCGTCGCCTCTCGAACGTTCCCTCCCCGCCTATTAATCCCTCTCCGTCCCTCCTGTCCCCgaccaaaccctagaaaaaaaaaaaaaggggcattCGGAGAGAACGAAGGAAAGCGTCGGTGAATCTAATGGCGGATTCGGCCCTGTTCGACACGGCGGTGAGCCACCTCTTCCACCTACCGGAGACGCTCGAGAGGCTCGTGTTCCCCTCGCCGCGNatatatatatatatatatatatatatatatatataaaaaatagattttatctGCAGCAAAAGTAGAAGCACTAAATTAGAGCGTCTACTCTGAGTTTGCGTCTACTCTAGGTCTCAGACTATTTTTCAATCCAGCCGCAGCATAAGTaccattttgttttttaatttttgttagaatGTAAATGCAATGTAGGCGAAACGCGTTATCCTAAAACATCATCCTTAGGAAGGACTAacaattcaaactaaaattcaaaCTCGAACATAAATTATCTGGAGATAACTTACTCTGACATCCAATACTTCTCCGTAAGAGACACGCCAGGGATACAATGTATGGATATGCCCTATACTAATGTAAAATTGCAAGTTGGTCCTTATTAGCAGAGCCCAGTGAAACATCGGAATCAACCGGCCCGGACGAAGAAAGCCCATCCCAAGCAAGCGCAGCCCAATAAACTACTACGCTTGGGTTCAGAACGGAGAAATGGGCATAGGATCAGCCCAGGCGAACTATTACTGttcttactaaaaaaaataaaaacatagaaatatatgaaaaaataacaCTAATAACGCAACCTTAAACAATTCAAATATTTGGGTCCGATCACAATTTATATATCTAAAAGAGTTCTACTACTTTTCCCGTCTTCCCTGAATACTGCTTTCTAAAAGACTATTTAATGCTTATAAATAATGTAAtaggataaataaataatataaagctatttaattaattcatactgtaggtcaaaataataatatgattattttacaAATTGACGTACAGGCGATAGGTgaaggttaaaaaaaagaaaaaaaaaaaatcagcatcGAATCCACTAGCCAACTGCAGCGATAGGTGAAGGACCGGTCAAAATaaaatagccaaaaaaaatataaaaaaatagaataaaatctCTTTTATTCATCCCCGCGCTCCAAGGAAACGGTTATGTGAGGCAGATCAACAGACAAAAATTTTTTGAGCACAATCCCCATACTAATAGTTTGGGACAGTGTGGATGTACGCCACATGGCCGATCTGTCGGTTGCCCTTCTCTactgctttctctctctctctctctcccaaaacacaggttttttttttctttttttttctttcaattgaTGGCTGTCGCGGATGGACCACATAGCATCCATATGTAAAGTCTCCAAACGAATTAATTCGGGGATCAtgtctataaaatttttgtaatggacaatttcttatatattccttaaaaattttcaactttctgATTTAACCatcttagaaagctaatattaaaaatactttttttacgtTTTAACTTATTTCAGATatatccctagagttaaaatctgttaataaactctgttatctgtataaaattactattttatcctttcaaatatacacttCCACCATCATCGGGCCTTAagacttcgtttggaattgcggggagattACGTTACGTGCAGTGAGGTAGTCTCGCCTCCTTGGCCTTCGTGGCATGCGATGTCGCGAAACCCGGACCTCGACGCTAGAGGCGTGCGGATTGAGTCGCGGGGGCGAAACGCGTGGGAGGCGAGACGCTTGGCTATACTCATATTGTACAAGTTGGGGGAGAACTTGTAATGTCCTTGGGCTGGCGACGAAGGCAGCAAGGCATTCGGTTATGAGGCACTCTCGAGGAGAGATCGGTTGGCAAGACGGGAGACacctagcttggtggccaacctcggtattggggttgctcgttgggGACTCGAGGAGTCCGACGAGGGGTTCGATTACAGGCNaaattactattttgtcctttcaaatatacacttCCACCATCATCGGGCCTTAagacttcgtttggaattgcgggaagattacgttacgtgcggtgaggtacgttgaaaaaatatcctgtttgtttccgtacttgcatgtcggttacgatatatatTCTGCGGTTTCACTGgaaaacgcagaagcatatccctatatgctttttacttttttttctcaactccattttatctaatagcgttaactaggcctcaataccaagctAAGCCTAAGTCAAGGGCACAAaagatattttgacttttgatcttttttaaatatatccctctaccgtcagcaacatttcttatttgcccttagattaaggacaaaattgacattttaattttttttaactataatagatatttaactattttagaataacggaggaacatataaaaaatatattgaaaaaaataaaaataaaaataaatgatatatttttaaagttttaaaaaatatataatttttttttagggcaTAAAATTTTTGTCGTGCAACAACACATGCCTCCGGGGAATCCGGAGTCAGCGGTAATTTCACCTTCACTCGTAGTGAGTGTGTGACGCGACTCACAATCGGGGATCTTCTAGATCGTTCGCCAGGGGGGACACCGCGTCGCCTCTCGAACGTTCCCTCCCCGCCTATTAATCCTTCTCCGTCCCTCCCGTCCCCGACTAAaccctagaaaaaaaaaaaagggggcatTCGGAGAGAACGAAGGAAAGCGTCGGTGAATCTAATGGCGGATTCGGCCCTGTTCGACACGGCGGTGAGCCACCTCTTCCACCTACCGGAGACGCTCGAGAGGCTCGTGTTCCCCTCGCCGCGCCCCGACGAGGCCCACCGCGGCGTCCGCCACCGTGGCcacggcggaggaggcggcgccgctGCCGAGCACGACGGTGAGAAGGGGTTCGGGAGCGTCCCCGCCGACGTGCTCGAGACCCCCAAGGAGTACACCTTCTTCCTCGACGTCCCCGGGTTCTCCAAGGCCGATATCCAGGTACTAATTCTCTTCTGAGTTGTTATAATCGTAGCTTAATTTGAGTAATAATAATATGTGAAATTAACATTTTTGTTGTGGgggttttttcaaaaaaattttatttttaagatgtTTTTACGTTGCAATAGGCctaaatgtgaatttgaatgaAATGGAAGAAGCttgtattttaataaaataataaaagtactTTAAATGAGGCTTTTGGCCTGCTAAGATAACGCAGTGCACGGgttatatttttagaataattttaaaaaattactaagttaaaaattcagaatttttttttttttttttttttttttttttttttttttttttttgccttagAACCTCATTTTTCATCTGATTTTTCACAATTATAGCTTAAATTATTATAGATTCTCTCACTGAGGGTACCTAAGTGGGCACTGGAAGTTGTAATTTAAtcgaatttatttttaaaagttttgaagaACTGGCTACAGAAGAAgttaatttgatatttcaaatcCAACAATGCAAGTTATTGACCTTGGTATTCAAACATAGGTGACATTGGAGAATGAGAAGGTGCTGGTAATAAAGAGTGCAGGGAAGCGAAAGAGGGAGGAAGCAGAGGAGGAAGGATGCAAGTACCTGCGCCTGGAGCGGAGGGCCTCACCGCGATTCTTGAGGAAGTTCCGGCTACCTGACGACGCCAATCCGTCGGCGATCACCGCCAAGTGCGAGAACGGCGTGCTTACCGTGGTCGTCGAGAAGCTGCCGCCGCCGGAGAGCAAGACAAGGACTGTTGAGGTTACAATAGCTTAGGAAGGGTCTCAATCAAGGGTGTTTTGTGATTAAGTGATGTATTTTGTATAAAGAATTTGTAGTCACCAGTAGTT
This genomic window contains:
- the LOC109723687 gene encoding 17.4 kDa class III heat shock protein isoform X2 codes for the protein MADSALFDTAVSHLFHLPETLERLVFPSPRPDEAHRGVRHRGHGGGGGAAAEHDGEKGFGSVPADVLETPKEYTFFLDVPGFSKADIQVTLENEKVLVIKSAGKRKREEAEEEGCKYLRLERRASPRFLRKFRLPDDANPSAITAKCENGVLTVVVEKLPPPESKTRTVEVTIA
- the LOC109723687 gene encoding 17.4 kDa class III heat shock protein isoform X1, yielding MADSALFDTAVSHLFHLPETLERLVFPSPRPDEAHRGVRHRGHGGGGGAAAEHDGEKGFGSVPADVLETPKEYTFFLDVPGFSKADIQVTLENEKVLVIKSAGKRKREEAEEEGCKYLRLERRASPRFLRKFRLPDDANPSAITAKCENGVLTVVVEKLPPPESKTRTVEVTIA